The DNA region GTTGTAGGCGATCGTCTCCCCCTGCTCGGGGAGGTTGATCTCGACAAAGCAGTTGCCGTGCGGCCCCGGCTTGGCGTCCTCGGCGACCTCGACCGTGAACTCGATCCGTTCGGCGCCCGGCTTGAACTCGACAGGCTGGGCCTTGCAGCCCGGCGGAAGGCCTTGAAGCTTCGCCGTGCCAACCCCCTCGAACGGGGCGTCGTGGCTAAGATCGACCCCAACGACGGCCGTCTGCCCCTGGGCAAGCTGCACCGGCCCCTTGCTGGCGACCACGGGCGGCGCGGCGACCGCGAGCTCGACGAAATCGGTGGCTACCATCACGCGTCCGCCGACATTGGCTTCCCCTTCCACGGCGACGCGCCACGTCTTGGTGGGGGCGTTGCCGTTGGCGGTGACGGGGACCCCCGCAGAGGTTTCTTTCTGGCGGATCGACCGCGAGCGGTTCGAGGAGAGCCCCGGTGGGTTGTAGAGCAACCGCACGGCGATCGCGGCGTCGAAGCCCTCGTCGCGCTCGGCCACGACCTGCAGGTCCTTCCACCCGTTCCGCACCAGCGGCGCCTTCGGGGGCTCGAGCCGGATGCGGAACGGCAGCCGCTTGGTGACCGCCACCGCGGCCCGGTCCGACCAGTGGCTCCACATCGGGCGGTTGTTCTGGCCCCGCACGAACCAGGTCTGCTGCTTGAAGTTGCTCTTAATCGGACGCGAGCCGTCGGCCAGCTCTGCGCGGACCTCGGCGTACGAGCCCCCCAGCGGCGCGTCTTTCGCAGCGCGGAACAGCACCGGCACGCGGTTGTAGTCCGCGGCCAGCGGGAAGACCTCGGCCTCGACTCCTTCCGGCAGGCCTTCGAGCAGCAGCCGCAGCTCGCCGCCGAAGTCGCGACGGCTCACGGTGAGCATGGCCGGCGTGCAGCCTTCTTGCGGCACCTCAATCATGGTGGCGACGTAGCGGCGCTGCTCCTCGATCACGATCTCCGCCACCGGCGACGGGGGCGCTGCTTCGATGGAGTAGACATACGCCTCGCCCCCGGCGCCAAGTTGGTCGTCGATCTGCGCCAGGTACACGCCGTCGGCCGGCGCCTTAAATCGCAGGTAGCTGTCCGGGTTTCGGGCGTCGTCGTCGTTGCCCGCCAGGCGTTTGCCCTTGGCGTCGTACACCCGCAGCACCGAGTCGAGCGGCGAACGCACGTCGCGGGCGTGGACACGCAGGTCGTAGGTCTGGTCCTTCTTCATCTCAAACGAGAAGAAGTCGGAGTCCCCCGGCTCGCCGATCACGCCGCACAGCGCCGACGGCCCCCCTGCCGGGGTGGGGGTCTTGGAGTTGTTGTTGGGCTCGATCTCGACCACGGTCGGCAGGTCGCAGACGCGCATCGCGACGCCCGTTGGCGCCCCGCCGGCTTCGCTTGGGAGCGGGGCGTTGCCGACCCCTTCCGCACGCGCCTGCGGGGCCTCGACCTCTGCCTTCTGCGGGCCCTGCACGCCGCCGACCAGTTTCACCTCAACCGGCTTGCCGGCGGGGCCCGTGGGGGGGAGCGCAACCAGTGGCCGAGCGAAGTC from Pirellulimonas nuda includes:
- a CDS encoding PPC domain-containing protein; this translates as MKQASLLKRSMASAFCLVGCCCLAADPQVQRVEPQGGQRGGSVEVTLRGPRTGLGPAELMFETPGVAVESMERKDDNTVLVRLAIDAGARLGPHPLRLRTESGLSNLVTFHVGAFPEAAEVEPNDTPDAAQQIELGAVINGVVKREDADCFKFKLAEGQRLGVEVEGLRLGRTFFDPTLTLLGPGGEEVARCDDGMATYQDPLLSCVAPAAGEYTLVLRETAYRGDDNCVYRLHVGDFARPLVALPPTGPAGKPVEVKLVGGVQGPQKAEVEAPQARAEGVGNAPLPSEAGGAPTGVAMRVCDLPTVVEIEPNNNSKTPTPAGGPSALCGVIGEPGDSDFFSFEMKKDQTYDLRVHARDVRSPLDSVLRVYDAKGKRLAGNDDDARNPDSYLRFKAPADGVYLAQIDDQLGAGGEAYVYSIEAAPPSPVAEIVIEEQRRYVATMIEVPQEGCTPAMLTVSRRDFGGELRLLLEGLPEGVEAEVFPLAADYNRVPVLFRAAKDAPLGGSYAEVRAELADGSRPIKSNFKQQTWFVRGQNNRPMWSHWSDRAAVAVTKRLPFRIRLEPPKAPLVRNGWKDLQVVAERDEGFDAAIAVRLLYNPPGLSSNRSRSIRQKETSAGVPVTANGNAPTKTWRVAVEGEANVGGRVMVATDFVELAVAAPPVVASKGPVQLAQGQTAVVGVDLSHDAPFEGVGTAKLQGLPPGCKAQPVEFKPGAERIEFTVEVAEDAKPGPHGNCFVEINLPEQGETIAYNIGWSDVRIDPAPRKKPTQNAQLSGNQGAKG